Proteins from a genomic interval of Rhipicephalus microplus isolate Deutch F79 chromosome 6, USDA_Rmic, whole genome shotgun sequence:
- the LOC142765250 gene encoding uncharacterized protein LOC142765250 isoform X2: protein MPLLLRILRIQLGIRQQQREVLQEVRQLKHKRKYLLQIGGRGLREIGVNAMKAVLAHDVQVLYSLHGRKGKRAFLNLRLCRLVTDVICQKAGCDQAEALNFIKRWLPGSGDRCGGRKWRFREAFVVEQPDDPHSQSADYRLLAAAGFLPSHSSQGLDSTTVMVPPTQPDLQ, encoded by the exons ctctattgctacggattctgcggatccaacttggcatccggcagcaacaaagagaggttctgcaggaggtgcgacagctgaagcacaag cgcaagtacctcctgcagattgggggacgtggcctccgagaaattggtgtgaatgccatgaaggctgtattggcacatgacgtgcaagtgctgtacagccttcatggcagaaaagggaaaagggcctttttgaacctgaggctctgtagattagtgacag atgtcatctgccaaaaagcagggtgcgaccaggcggaggccctcaactttattaagaggtggctgccagggtctggtgatcgctgtgggggcaggaagtggcgcttcagagaagcatttgttgtggagcagcccgatgatccccactctcaaaGTGCAGATTATCGgttgctcgcggcagctggcttcctgcccagccacagcagccagggccttgacagcaccactgtcatggtgcccccaacgcaacctgacctgcagtag
- the LOC142765250 gene encoding uncharacterized protein LOC142765250 isoform X1 gives MPKNSSCCFQCPLLADFYHENISMCCCVYPIYASCIFLQRKYLLQIGGRGLREIGVNAMKAVLAHDVQVLYSLHGRKGKRAFLNLRLCRLVTDVICQKAGCDQAEALNFIKRWLPGSGDRCGGRKWRFREAFVVEQPDDPHSQSADYRLLAAAGFLPSHSSQGLDSTTVMVPPTQPDLQ, from the exons atgcccaaaaattcaagttgttgttttcagtgtcctcttcttgcagatttttatcatgaaaacatttcgatgtgctgttgcgtttaccccatctatgcttcttgcatttttttacagcgcaagtacctcctgcagattgggggacgtggcctccgagaaattggtgtgaatgccatgaaggctgtattggcacatgacgtgcaagtgctgtacagccttcatggcagaaaagggaaaagggcctttttgaacctgaggctctgtagattagtgacag atgtcatctgccaaaaagcagggtgcgaccaggcggaggccctcaactttattaagaggtggctgccagggtctggtgatcgctgtgggggcaggaagtggcgcttcagagaagcatttgttgtggagcagcccgatgatccccactctcaaaGTGCAGATTATCGgttgctcgcggcagctggcttcctgcccagccacagcagccagggccttgacagcaccactgtcatggtgcccccaacgcaacctgacctgcagtag